The following proteins come from a genomic window of Chelmon rostratus isolate fCheRos1 chromosome 23, fCheRos1.pri, whole genome shotgun sequence:
- the ecsit gene encoding evolutionarily conserved signaling intermediate in Toll pathway, mitochondrial, protein MKCARCLLQLQCLRLVGRSARSAAQYGPLLQSASTSQPSTLHNTKHQVLRQFHGSPACAKSRPVPTESINEDDKKREKSLVAHDDLFEEVAKEVKTKAMFNKVLDVFTKRDVRRRGHVEFIYAALKKMPEFGVEKDLVVYNKLLDVFPKEVFVPRNFIQRMFNHYPRQQECGVQLLEQMENYGIMPNMETKVLLVQIFGEKSHPMRKYQRIMYWFPRFKHINPFPVPKELPEDPVDLARFSLTRIANDLDAKITVYQLPCIDITERGEEITLPHVVGVQSPSQMELLAKHNPSRPVFVEGPFPLWLRKKCIYYYILTADPTPPDEKVEEPYDPERCFDYPLQLDLDLDRDLGDDESFSVEDVDEGPVFAMCMTGQGDQATLSQWISGLQQNNPILGQVPTLFRLDPGPKELQGVADTESGQHHSQEPEEQREDSEPDEEPEVKAEEEPRRSREMKL, encoded by the exons ATGAAGTGTGCCCGCTGTCTGCTCCAGCTGCAGTGTCTGAGGCTGGTGGGCCGGTCAGCCAGGTCTGCAGCCCAGTATGGCCCTCTGCTCCAGTCAGCCTCCACCAGTCAGCCCAGCACGCTACACAACACCAAGCACCAG GTGTTGAGGCAATTCCACGGCAGCCCAGCATGTGCCAAGAGTCGACCAGTGCCCACAGAGTCCATCAACGAGGACGACAAGAAGAGGGAAAAGTCTCTGGTCGCCCACGATGACCTGTTTGAAGAGGTGGCCAAAGAGGTAAAAACCAAGGCCATGTTTAATAAAGTGCTGGACGTCTTCACCAAGAGAGATGTGAGACGGCGCGGCCACGTGGAGTTCATCTACGCTGCTCTGAAGAAGATGCCGGAGTTCGGTGTGGAGAAAGACCTGGTCGTCTACAACAAGCTGCTGGATGTTTTTCCCAAAGAGGTGTTTGTGCCCAGAAACTTTATCCAGCGAATGTTCAACCACTATCCCCGACAGCAGGAGTGTGGAGTACAGTTACTGGAGCAGATGGAGAACTATG GTATCATGCCCAACATGGAGACTAAAGTCCTGCTGGTCCAGATCTTTGGAGAGAAGAGCCACCCCATGAGGAAGTACCAGCGCATCATGTACTGGTTCCCCAGATTCAAACACATAAACCCCTTCCCCGTTCCCAAAGAGCTGCCTGAAGACCCAGTGGACTTGGCTCGCTTCAGTCTGACTCGCATCGCTAATGACCTGGACGCTAAGATCACCGTCTATCAG CTGCCCTGTATAGAcatcacagagagaggagaggagatcaCACTGCCACATGTAGTAG GCGTCCAGAGCCCCAGCCAGATGGAGCTACTGGCCAAGCATAACCCGAGCAGGCCAGTGTTTGTAGAGGGCCCCTTCCCTCTGTGGCTAAGAAAGAAGTGTATATACTACTACATCCTCACAGCTGACCCCACGCCGCCGGACGAGAAG GTAGAGGAGCCCTATGATCCAGAGAGGTGTTTTGACTATCCTCTGCAGCTTGACCTGGATCTGGACCGTGACCTCGGGGACGACGAGAGTTTCAGTGTGGAAGACG TGGATGAGGGTCCAGTCTTTGCCATGTGTATGACCGGCCAGGGAGACCAGGCCACCCTCAGCCAGTGGATCTCTGGCCTCCAGCAAAACAACCCCATCCTGGGTCAGGTCCCCACCCTGTTCCGCCTGGACCCCGGGCCCAAGGAGCTGCAGGGGGTGGCTGACACAGAGTCAGGCCAGCACCACAGCCAAGAGccagaggaacagagagaggacagcgAGCCTGATGAAGAACCTGAGGttaaagcagaagaagagccGAGGCGGAGCCGGGAGATGAAACTCTGA